GGCCGGCGACCAGCTGGAGGGCGAGCAGGCCGTACAGCCACCACCAGCCGGTCAGCAGGGCACCGACGGCGCCGGCGCCGACGGTCGCCTGGAGGAACCGGGGGGCGCGGGCGTCGACCACGTCGGTGTCGGCATACGGGTCGGCGGTCGGGCGGGGACGGAGGGTGGTGGAAGGCATCGCTGGACCATCCTGGGGGTGCGCGAGGAGCGGGGGGCGAGGCCCGGCCGGTCAGCGGGTCGCGGCCATCCTGGCGCGCGACGACCGGCGGGCCCGGCGACAGGCGCAGGACACCACGCGCCCATGGTCGAGGGCGCGGTTCCTGGTCAGCCGAGGTCCTTCCACAGCTGGCACGGTGCCGGACCCGCCGGTCGCTGTCAACCGCTCCTGTCGGCGGGGACGAGCAGCCGGTCGCGCAGCCGGTCCAGGTCGGCCGGTGCCAGGCCCGCCTGCCCCAGGTAGCCCTCGGCCCCGCCGTGGCGCTCGGCCAGCCGGGCCAGCACCTCGGTCATGACCTCGGCCGTGGGGGCGAACCGGGCCAGCATGGCCTCGCGCTCGGCCCGCTCGCCGGGGCCGTTCTCCAGCCACTCCTCGTCCCGGGGTCGGAGCAGCTCGGCGGTCATGGCGTAGTCGGCGGCGATCGTGTCGTCGGGGACGCGGACGAGGCCGAGCAGCAGGGCCGAGATCAGCCCGGTCCGGTCCTTGCCGGCGGCGCAGTGGATCAGGACCCCGCCATCGGGGGCGCCGGCGACGGCGGCCATCACCTCGGCCACGAAGCCGCCGAACTTGTCCAGCATCCACAGGTAGTTCTCGGCCAGCGTGTAGGTGTCGGGCGGGAACCCGGCCGCCGGGTCGATGAACGACACGTTGCGGTAGGTGATGCCGTGGTCGCCGGGCTCGGCGAACGGGTTGGGGTCGCGGGCGATCTCGTCGGCCAGCCGCAGGTCGACGATGGCCCGCACCCCGTAGTCGGCCAGGGCGGCCCGGCCGGCCGCGGTCAGCGCGGCCGGGCTGTCGGAGCGCACCACCGCCCCCCAGCGGGTCTCCCGCCCGTCCGCGGTCGCGTAGCCACCCAGATCACGGGCGTTCAGGCATCCCTCCCAGGCCAGCAGCCGGGTCCACTCGCGTTGCTCGATCGACACGTCCCCTCCGTTCGCAGCGTCCGCCGTCCAGCCTACCGACGCCCGGTGACGCTCCGGCGGAACAGGCGGCTGCTCGCCTACGACCCAGGCCGATCGCCCCGCGGGGCGGGGGCGAGCAGGCGGTCGCGGAGGCGGCCCAGGTCGTCCCGGGAGACGCCGGCCTCCAGGAGGTAGGGCTCGACCCCGCCGTAGCGGGTCGTCAGCTGGTCGAGGACCTCGAGCATGACCTCGGCGGTGGGGGCGTAGCGGGCCAGCAGGGCCTCGCGCTCGGCCCGCTCGTCCGGGTCGCTCTCCAGCCAGGCCTCGAGCTGGGGGCGGAGCGCCTCGCCGGTCATGGCGTAGTCGGCGGCGACCGTCTCCGCGGGCACCCCCACCAGGGCGAGCAGCAGGCCTGCGACCAGGCCGGTCCGGTCCTTGCCGGCCGCGCAGTGGACCAGCACGACGCCCTCGGGGGCCCGGGCGACGGCCGTGATCGCCTCGGCGACGGCGTGGCGGTAGCGGTCGAGCATCTGCAGGTAGTCCTCGGCGAGGGTGGTGACGGCGTCGGGGGGCGCGAACGCCGGGTCGATGAAGGACACGTTGGTGTAGGCGATCCCGTGGTCGCCCGGCTCGGCGAACGGGTTGGGGTGGTCGGCCAGCTCGGCCGGCAGCCGCAGGTCGACGATGGCCCGGACGCCGTAGCCGGCCAGGGCGGCCCGGCCGGCCGCGGTCAGCGCGGCCGGGCTGTCGGAGCGCACCACCGCCCCCCAGCGGGTCTCGCGCCCGTCCGCCGCCGGATACCCGCCCAGCTCGCGGGCGTTCACGCACCCCTCCCAGGCCAGCTGCCGGGTCCACTCACGCTGCTCGATCGTCACGGTCCCTCCCGGTCACGGAGCTCCAGCGGCCAGCCTACCGTCGCGGTGGTATGCGACCTACCGGTTGACGGGCCGGATGGAGCGGACCAAGGTTGGAGGGGCCAGGACGCCGAGGTCCGCGAGGTGGAGATGGGCGAGCAACGCACCGCGGCCGTGATGGAGGCGCTGGCCTCCGTCTACGACCCCTGCTGCCAGGAGAAGGGCCTGTCGGTGGTCGACATGGGCCTGGTCCGGAAGGTCGACCTGGACGGCGACCAGGCACGGGTCGAGCTGCTGCTGACCACCGGCTGGTGCCCGTTCGCGGCCAACCTGGTCGGCCAGATCACCGAACGGGTGGCCGCCCTGCCCGGGATGGCCGGCTCGACGGTCGAGGTCGTCTGGGACGAGCCGTGGACCACCGACCGGCTGTCCGACAAGGCCCGGCGCACGCTGCGCTTCCTGCCCAACCCCAAGGAGGTCGGCCCGTGATCGGCAACGACGCGATCGTGTTCGACGGCGTGGCGCACGTCTTCAACTTCGACAAGAAGAACGCCCTCGGCCCCCCCGGGGAGATGTTCATCAACCACCTGTACGCCTTCCACGCCACCCTGACCCCCGAGGGGCAGCCGGTGATGGCGTCCGACGACTTCCTGCGCCAGTGGACCGTCGACGAGATCGACGAGATGGTCTACCGCCAGAGCTCCACCGACCTGCTGTGCGCCATGCCGCTGCCCCTGACCGACCTGTTCCGCGACGGCCTCTCGCCCTGGGAGGAGTGCGCCGAGCTGGCCAGCCGCCGGCCCGACCGGACGGTGTTCTGGGGCTCGGTCAACCCGCTGGAGGGCCGCCGCGCCCTCGACCTGATGGAGCGCCAGGTCGGCGAGTTCGGGGCCAAGGCGTTCAAGTTCTACAACGTCCGCTACGACTACGGCCGGCCGTTCCCCTGGCGCATGGACGACCCCCAGGTCGCCTTCCCGGTGTTCGAGAAGGCCCAGGAGCTCGGCGTCAACCTGATCGGGGTCCACAAGGGCGTGCCCCTCGGCCCCCAGCCGATCGAGGCCACCCAGACCTGGGACATGGACGGGGCGGCGGCCAACTTCCCCGACATCAACTTCGTCATCTTCCACGTCGGGCTGCCGTTCATCGACGAGGTCTGCTGGCAGCTCATCCGCCACCCGAACCTGTACGCGTCGATCGCCGCCACCCTCAACTTCATCGTCCGGGCGCCCCGGCAGTTCGCCGAGGTCCTGGGCAAGCTGCTGTTCTGGTGCGGCGAGGACAAGATCATCTACGGCAGCGAGACGCCGATCTGGCAGCCCCAGTGGGCCCTTGAGGCGTTCTGGGACTTCCAGCTCCCCCAGGACCTGGTCGAGGGCTACGGCTATCCGCAGCTCACCGAGCAGGCCAAGCGCAAGATCCTGGGCGAGAACCTCCTGCGCCTCCACGGCATGGACGTCGAGGAGACGAGGGCCCGGCTGCGCGCCGGCTGACCCGTCGGGCCGGGGTGGCAGAATCGCCGCATGAGCGGCCCTGCCCGCATGTTCGAGGTGGCCCGCAACCCGGACCCGGCGTCGCGGCTGCCGTACCTGGTCCGCCTGCCCCTGCCCGGCGGGGACGTCGTGGTCAAGGCCCGGGAGTCGTGGCCACGGACCGGGACCGTGTACTGCCACCCGGCCGGCGGTGGGTGGCCGGAGGAGGCCGAGCTGGTCGAGCGGGTCCCGGTCCGCTCCTGCCGGCGCCGCGGCGGCGCCATCGACCTGGTCCTGGACCGGCCCCGCGAGCGCCGCTCCCAGCTCGTCTTCACCCGGGTCCGGGGCCGGCAGGTGATCTTCTGGCAGTCGCCCCGGACGGCCAGGGCGGCCCGGCCCGGGGTGCGGGTGCCGGGGCGCCGGGCCGGGGGCCTGCGGGAGCTGACCATCCTGGTCGACACGCGCGAGCGCTACCCGTGGCGGTTCGGGCGCCAGCGGGCGGTGTCGACCGAGCGGCGGGCCCTGCCGGCCGGCGACTACGCCGTCGAGGCCCCCGGCGGGGGGCTGGCCGCGGTGGTGGAGCGCAAGACCCTTGCCGACCTGGCCGGGTCGCTGGCCGACGGCAGCCTGAGCTATCTGCTCGCCGAGCTGGCCGCGATGCCCAGGGCGGCGGTCGTGGTCGAGGACCGCTACGCCGGGGTGTTCAAGCTGGAGCACGTCCAGCCCGGGTTCGTGGCCGACCTGCTGGGCGTGCTGGCCGTCCGCTACCCGGCCGTCCCGATCGTGTTCTGCGACACCCGCCCGCTGGCCCAGGAATGGGCCTA
The nucleotide sequence above comes from Actinomycetota bacterium. Encoded proteins:
- a CDS encoding tyrosine-protein phosphatase, with amino-acid sequence MSIEQREWTRLLAWEGCLNARDLGGYATADGRETRWGAVVRSDSPAALTAAGRAALADYGVRAIVDLRLADEIARDPNPFAEPGDHGITYRNVSFIDPAAGFPPDTYTLAENYLWMLDKFGGFVAEVMAAVAGAPDGGVLIHCAAGKDRTGLISALLLGLVRVPDDTIAADYAMTAELLRPRDEEWLENGPGERAEREAMLARFAPTAEVMTEVLARLAERHGGAEGYLGQAGLAPADLDRLRDRLLVPADRSG
- a CDS encoding tyrosine-protein phosphatase; the encoded protein is MTIEQREWTRQLAWEGCVNARELGGYPAADGRETRWGAVVRSDSPAALTAAGRAALAGYGVRAIVDLRLPAELADHPNPFAEPGDHGIAYTNVSFIDPAFAPPDAVTTLAEDYLQMLDRYRHAVAEAITAVARAPEGVVLVHCAAGKDRTGLVAGLLLALVGVPAETVAADYAMTGEALRPQLEAWLESDPDERAEREALLARYAPTAEVMLEVLDQLTTRYGGVEPYLLEAGVSRDDLGRLRDRLLAPAPRGDRPGS
- a CDS encoding metal-sulfur cluster assembly factor, translated to MGEQRTAAVMEALASVYDPCCQEKGLSVVDMGLVRKVDLDGDQARVELLLTTGWCPFAANLVGQITERVAALPGMAGSTVEVVWDEPWTTDRLSDKARRTLRFLPNPKEVGP
- a CDS encoding amidohydrolase family protein codes for the protein MGNDAIVFDGVAHVFNFDKKNALGPPGEMFINHLYAFHATLTPEGQPVMASDDFLRQWTVDEIDEMVYRQSSTDLLCAMPLPLTDLFRDGLSPWEECAELASRRPDRTVFWGSVNPLEGRRALDLMERQVGEFGAKAFKFYNVRYDYGRPFPWRMDDPQVAFPVFEKAQELGVNLIGVHKGVPLGPQPIEATQTWDMDGAAANFPDINFVIFHVGLPFIDEVCWQLIRHPNLYASIAATLNFIVRAPRQFAEVLGKLLFWCGEDKIIYGSETPIWQPQWALEAFWDFQLPQDLVEGYGYPQLTEQAKRKILGENLLRLHGMDVEETRARLRAG
- a CDS encoding ERCC4 domain-containing protein translates to MSGPARMFEVARNPDPASRLPYLVRLPLPGGDVVVKARESWPRTGTVYCHPAGGGWPEEAELVERVPVRSCRRRGGAIDLVLDRPRERRSQLVFTRVRGRQVIFWQSPRTARAARPGVRVPGRRAGGLRELTILVDTRERYPWRFGRQRAVSTERRALPAGDYAVEAPGGGLAAVVERKTLADLAGSLADGSLSYLLAELAAMPRAAVVVEDRYAGVFKLEHVQPGFVADLLGVLAVRYPAVPIVFCDTRPLAQEWAYRYLGAAVAEVTPGAGG